The Pseudomonadota bacterium genome includes a region encoding these proteins:
- a CDS encoding septum formation initiator family protein: MLELNQLKEERDNIIERNKELALNNNSMYNEIKRLKDDPEYIENIARRELGMIKKNEIILQFKDKKEVAIEK, encoded by the coding sequence ATGCTTGAATTAAACCAGCTTAAAGAAGAGCGGGATAACATTATTGAGAGAAATAAAGAACTGGCTCTGAATAATAATTCAATGTATAATGAAATTAAGCGCCTGAAGGATGACCCTGAATATATTGAAAATATAGCAAGGCGGGAATTAGGTATGATAAAAAAAAATGAAATTATATTACAATTTAAGGATAAAAAAGAAGTCGCCATTGAAAAATAA
- a CDS encoding YqgE/AlgH family protein produces the protein MEYDSNEISNQSFFLKGQFLFAMPDMADPNFSKTVTCISEHTQEGALGIVINRISSSITAKDIFDELKIEYITGAELIPVYIGGPVNTGEIFILHCQPFESESCFMITPFLGMSNTMDMITAIANGKGPESYIIALGCAGWGPGQLEYEIKENAWLTCSVSEDILFNTAVDARWDKTAEKMGINPALLSVTAGHA, from the coding sequence ATGGAGTATGATTCAAACGAAATAAGCAATCAATCGTTTTTTCTTAAAGGGCAGTTTCTTTTTGCTATGCCTGATATGGCAGACCCGAATTTTTCTAAAACGGTAACCTGTATTTCCGAACATACGCAGGAAGGTGCTTTAGGTATAGTAATAAACAGAATAAGTTCTTCTATCACCGCAAAAGATATTTTCGATGAGCTTAAAATAGAATACATTACAGGTGCGGAACTAATCCCTGTTTATATTGGCGGTCCTGTTAATACTGGCGAGATATTTATTCTTCACTGTCAGCCTTTTGAGTCGGAAAGCTGTTTTATGATCACACCATTTCTTGGCATGAGCAATACAATGGACATGATTACTGCTATTGCTAATGGTAAAGGGCCCGAGTCTTATATTATTGCTCTCGGATGTGCTGGGTGGGGCCCCGGACAACTTGAATATGAAATAAAGGAAAACGCATGGCTGACCTGTAGCGTGTCTGAGGATATTCTTTTCAATACCGCAGTTGACGCCAGGTGGGATAAGACAGCAGAAAAAATGGGAATAAACCCAGCGCTGCTTTCAGTTACGGCAGGTCATGCTTGA